A single region of the Theileria annulata chromosome 4, complete sequence, *** SEQUENCING IN PROGRESS *** genome encodes:
- a CDS encoding uncharacterized protein (Tap349h10.p1c.cand.207 - score = 66.61), with protein sequence MHLNKTMLFRVSFSCIEFCNINPKIINKKLFYNTIRCFNSESINSNKNDHITSSDSFLTVNDCSRNVLSNENVVDIMDDSSVSRIGILSREEFLSNKRTNLIDKNEYEKLKPHEANKYITSKKDGFYLYDKTNISVTDDNTKLPNYKKMVEKSKILSYTSDKLMKGNDIRDKLTFQDKKIYDKSNEDYYKSYFKDRERIFDGLGDKIKSIEDEIMKSRISPEGNRTRISPNKYWIKEGYKSPTNEEIKSLKPFDLKFVMMNEAKLNSDKLVNKEIWDSFIERIISFKEKVNMSMLLRYMHAISIRKINSPKVNYLIDMICSRKHEMKPKHFVFFFQALSRINIRDERLYDLMYDMMLCWPILRNNFIIKAANSVSKLGISESLLIKPLQDVIRNRIPSISGSECKRLKPITIMDLFTDEMIVEFIEKCEYHKGYFHGYSRNLDIIQLYLRLVKTEVYSNLSESTVDFLNKSSENLKEKREFSNKDDRRMSSSEHEDISRVLNLMGIKHKNCLEAGPFVFDIYEPKSKTVIEVNNKYQYYVGSNQLTSSARRRHEMISAMGYKLLQIPYRWWNRLESDENKIESLKNLFINI encoded by the exons atgcatttaaat AAAACAATGTTATTTAGAGTTTCATTCTCATGTATAgaattttgtaatattaacccaaaaataataaacaaaaaacTTTTTTACAATACCATTAGATGTTTTAATAG tgaatcaattaattctaataaaaatgatcATATAACTTCCTCCGATTCATTTTTAACAGTAAATGATTGTTCTAGAAATGTATTATCTAATGAAAATGTTGTTGATATTATGGACGATTCTTCCGTATCAAGGATAGGAATTCTATCCAGAGAGGAGTTTCTTTCAAATAAAAGAACTAACCTGAtagataaaaatgaatatgaaAAGTTAAAACCACACGAG GCTAACAAATACATAACATCAAAGAAAGATGGTTTTTACTTATATGATAAAACGAATATCTCCGTTACTGATGATAATACAAAGTTACCAAACTACAAGAAAATGGTCgaaaaatcaaaaatattatcatataCATCAGACAAACTAATGAAAGG aaatgaTATAAGAGATAAGCTAACATTTCAAGATAAA AAAATATACGATAAGTCAAACGAGGATTATTACAAATCATACTTTAAAGATAGAGAAAGAATATTTGACG GATTAGGtgataaaataaagtcAATTGAAGATGAAATTATGAAAAGCAGAATAAGTCCAGAGGGAAATCGAACAAGAATATCACCTAACAAATACTG gaTCAAAGAGGGATATAAATCACCAAcaaatgaagaaattaaatctCTGAAGCCATTTGACCTAAAATTTGTAATGATGAATGAGGCAAAGTTGAATTCGG ATAAATTGGTAAATAAGGAAATTTGGGATTCATTTATTGAGAGaattatttcattcaaAGAAAAGGTGAACATGAGCATGCTGTTAAGATATATGCACGCCATTTCaataagaaaaataaattccCCAAAAGTCAATTATCTAATAGA TATGATTTGTTCAAGGAAGCATGAAATGAAGCCAAAACATTTTGTGTTCTTCTTCCaa GCTCTTTCAAGAATAAATATAAGAGATGAAAGATTGTATGATCTCATGTATGATATGATGCTTTGCTGGCCAATCTTAAGGAATAACTTCATTATTAAg GCGGCAAATTCAGTATCAAAGCTGGGAATATCAGAAAGTCTACTAATAAAGCCACTGCAAGATGTTATTAGAAATAGGATTCCAAGCATTTCAG GCAGTGAATGTAAAAGATTGAAGCCAATTACAATAATGGATTTGTTTACGGACGAAATGATAGTGGAGTTCATTGAGAAATGTGAATATCACAAGGGGTATTTCCACGGTTACAGTAGAAATTTGGATATAATCCAACTATACCTAAGACTGGTAAAAACAGAAGTGTACTCCAATTTAAGTGAATCCACAGTTGATTTCCTGAATAAATCAAGCGAAAATCTAAAGGAAAAAAGAG aattttcaaataaGGATGATAGGAGAATGAGTTCAAGTGAACATGAGGATATAAGTAGAGTGCTTAATTTGATGGGAATAAAACACAAAAATTGCTTAGAAGCCG GTCCATTTGTATTTGACATATACGAGCCGAAATCAAAAACGGTTATAGAGGTAAACAACAAATACCAATACTACGTTGGAAGTAATCAATTGACATCATCAGCCAGAAG GCGCCATGAAATGATATCCGCAATGGGATATAAGTTGTTACAAATCCCATATCGATGGTGGAACAGGTTGGAATCTGACGAAAACAAAATAGAATCCTTGAAAAACCTTTTCattaacatttaa